Proteins co-encoded in one Dehalogenimonas sp. WBC-2 genomic window:
- the rpsF gene encoding 30S ribosomal protein S6, with protein sequence MWGKRKLAYPIKHQLEGIYVLFKFSAASSLIKKITGDLRISEDVLRDMVVLQES encoded by the coding sequence ATGTGGGGCAAGCGTAAGCTGGCTTACCCAATAAAACATCAACTTGAAGGAATCTATGTTCTTTTCAAATTCAGCGCCGCTTCTTCACTGATTAAGAAGATTACCGGGGACCTGCGTATTTCGGAAGATGTTTTAAGAGATATGGTGGTCTTACAGGAAAGCTGA